The proteins below come from a single Pyramidobacter porci genomic window:
- the rplM gene encoding 50S ribosomal protein L13, whose amino-acid sequence MTGNRTFMARKETVQRNWFLIDATDVPAGRLASRVALILTGKNKPIYTPHVDTGDFVVVINADKVGLTGNKLETSKIHSYSGYPGGFKEMTYGEAMKRSSVRLLERIIKGMLPKHNHLNFGRKLKVYAGANHPHAAQKPVTITL is encoded by the coding sequence ATGACCGGCAACCGGACATTCATGGCTCGTAAAGAGACCGTTCAGCGGAACTGGTTCCTGATCGACGCCACCGACGTTCCCGCGGGGCGTCTGGCTTCGCGCGTCGCTCTGATCCTCACGGGCAAGAACAAGCCCATTTATACGCCTCACGTCGATACGGGGGACTTTGTCGTCGTCATCAACGCCGACAAGGTCGGCCTGACCGGCAACAAATTGGAGACTTCGAAGATCCATTCTTACAGCGGCTATCCCGGCGGATTCAAGGAAATGACTTACGGCGAGGCGATGAAGCGCAGCTCCGTGCGCTTGCTTGAGCGCATCATCAAGGGCATGCTTCCCAAACACAATCACCTGAACTTCGGGCGCAAGCTGAAAGTCTATGCCGGCGCCAATCATCCTCACGCGGCCCAGAAGCCCGTGACGATCACTCTGTAA
- a CDS encoding nicotinate phosphoribosyltransferase, with protein sequence MSTASIETLKDVASVEVSPDRLPSATHEEILNGLTTDIYFIRTRDLLDHMGLLNAPVVAEVFARRSGIFAGVEETARLLRGKNVRIDAVPEGTPFKPKDTLMRLTGPYGAFGMYETTLLGMLASSTGWATAARECVEAAAGKPVLCFGARHVHPAVAPVMERIAVKVGGCAGASCILGAKLLGQNPSGTIPHAAILMAGDTLKLAKVYDEITPAGETRVVLVDTFKDESEEALRVAQALGAHLGAIRLDTPSERGGVGPELIREVRYRLDMAGFKHVKIVATGGLTPERIRVLSEAGADTFGVGSYICHGAQIDMTLDLKEVDGKPVAKRGRLPGPLDNPLLVRV encoded by the coding sequence ATGTCAACTGCAAGCATCGAAACTCTGAAAGACGTCGCGTCGGTAGAAGTTTCCCCTGACCGTCTGCCCAGCGCGACGCACGAGGAAATCCTCAACGGTCTGACCACGGACATCTATTTCATCAGGACCCGCGATCTGCTTGACCATATGGGCCTTCTGAACGCTCCCGTCGTGGCGGAGGTCTTCGCCCGCCGCAGCGGCATTTTCGCCGGCGTGGAGGAGACGGCCCGCCTTCTTCGCGGGAAAAACGTCCGCATCGACGCTGTTCCCGAGGGCACTCCCTTCAAGCCGAAAGACACGCTGATGCGCCTGACCGGGCCGTACGGCGCCTTTGGCATGTACGAGACCACGCTGCTGGGCATGCTGGCGTCCTCGACCGGCTGGGCGACGGCGGCCCGCGAGTGCGTCGAAGCCGCGGCCGGCAAGCCCGTGCTCTGTTTCGGTGCCCGGCACGTCCATCCCGCAGTCGCCCCCGTGATGGAGCGTATCGCCGTGAAAGTCGGCGGCTGCGCCGGGGCGAGCTGTATCCTCGGCGCCAAACTGCTGGGACAGAACCCTTCCGGAACCATTCCCCATGCCGCGATCCTGATGGCCGGCGACACGCTCAAGCTGGCCAAAGTGTACGACGAGATCACGCCGGCCGGCGAAACGCGCGTCGTACTCGTCGATACGTTCAAGGACGAGAGCGAAGAAGCGCTCCGCGTTGCCCAGGCGCTCGGGGCGCATCTGGGCGCCATTCGTCTGGACACGCCCAGCGAGCGCGGCGGCGTCGGGCCCGAATTGATTCGCGAAGTTCGCTATCGCCTCGACATGGCCGGGTTTAAACACGTCAAGATCGTCGCGACCGGCGGCTTGACGCCCGAGCGGATCCGCGTCCTTTCCGAGGCCGGAGCCGACACTTTCGGCGTGGGCAGCTACATCTGCCACGGCGCTCAGATCGACATGACGCTCGATCTCAAAGAAGTTGACGGAAAACCGGTGGCAAAACGAGGCAGATTGCCCGGACCACTGGACAATCCGCTGCTGGTGAGAGTATAA
- the secG gene encoding preprotein translocase subunit SecG: MKTFLSIVQILLCVVLMAVVLLQPRKQGRGGIFGGATLADPTANQWARFSGLSKITVIVCALFMLNSLALIIL, from the coding sequence GTGAAAACTTTTCTTTCCATTGTCCAGATTCTTCTTTGCGTGGTGCTGATGGCCGTGGTCCTGCTTCAGCCGCGCAAACAGGGCCGCGGCGGTATCTTCGGCGGCGCCACGCTGGCCGATCCGACGGCCAATCAGTGGGCGCGCTTCTCCGGCCTGTCCAAGATCACCGTGATTGTCTGCGCTCTGTTCATGCTCAACTCTCTTGCTCTGATCATTCTCTAA
- the rdgB gene encoding RdgB/HAM1 family non-canonical purine NTP pyrophosphatase yields MIVMDGVSLQKLVIASGNRHKYEEFRALLAPLGIELIFGGDYERPLNVEETGATFLENAALKACAWAKHTGLPAVSDDSGIEVRALNWRPGIYSSRVGGEDDEACRQWLIANMADKSDRFARYAAALVLAFPDGRVPWQTLVYCNGRVVQEKRGGNGFGYDPLFIPEGYDLTFGQLPAETKAKLSHRAKASQAFIEMLHGLKN; encoded by the coding sequence ATGATCGTGATGGACGGCGTTTCGCTTCAAAAACTGGTGATCGCCAGCGGCAATCGCCACAAGTACGAAGAGTTTCGCGCTCTTCTGGCGCCGCTCGGGATCGAGCTGATTTTCGGCGGCGATTACGAGCGTCCGCTGAATGTGGAGGAAACCGGCGCCACTTTCTTGGAAAACGCGGCGCTGAAAGCCTGCGCTTGGGCAAAGCATACGGGGCTGCCCGCCGTCAGCGACGACAGCGGCATCGAAGTGCGCGCGCTGAATTGGCGGCCGGGCATATATTCTTCGCGCGTCGGCGGCGAAGACGACGAAGCCTGCCGGCAATGGCTGATCGCCAACATGGCCGACAAGTCGGACCGTTTCGCCCGCTACGCCGCGGCGCTCGTGCTGGCCTTTCCCGACGGACGCGTTCCCTGGCAGACGCTGGTCTACTGCAACGGCCGCGTGGTTCAGGAAAAACGCGGCGGGAACGGCTTCGGCTACGACCCACTTTTCATTCCCGAAGGATATGACCTGACGTTCGGCCAGCTGCCGGCGGAAACGAAGGCGAAATTGTCGCACCGAGCCAAGGCGTCGCAGGCTTTTATCGAAATGCTGCACGGCCTGAAAAACTGA
- the rph gene encoding ribonuclease PH, giving the protein MTRERADALRPVTMERNWNVYAEGSCVISCGRTKVLCTATVEDKVPPFLRGQGKGWVTAEYSLLPRSTAVRVPRDSAKGRVNGRSQEIQRLIGRSLRAAVDLDALGERCITLDCDVIQADGGTRTASITGAYVALVDALRWLRGQGAFEKLPLKSSLAAVSVGKVRGQLLLDLCYEEDSTAEVDFNVVMNGQGDFIEVQGTGEGGVFSREEMAAMLDLASSGIHELMALQRRTLRWDDAEAR; this is encoded by the coding sequence TTGACGAGAGAACGGGCCGACGCGCTTCGCCCCGTGACCATGGAACGAAACTGGAACGTTTATGCCGAAGGCTCCTGCGTGATTTCCTGCGGGCGCACCAAAGTGCTCTGCACGGCCACGGTGGAGGACAAAGTGCCGCCCTTTTTGCGCGGGCAGGGTAAGGGCTGGGTGACGGCCGAATATTCGCTGCTGCCGCGTTCGACGGCGGTGCGCGTGCCGCGGGATTCCGCAAAAGGGCGAGTCAACGGACGCAGCCAGGAAATCCAGCGCCTCATCGGCCGTTCGCTGCGCGCCGCCGTAGACCTCGACGCGCTGGGCGAACGCTGCATCACGCTCGACTGCGACGTGATCCAGGCGGACGGCGGCACGCGTACGGCTTCGATCACCGGCGCCTATGTGGCGCTGGTCGACGCGCTGCGCTGGCTGCGCGGACAGGGCGCTTTCGAGAAACTGCCGCTCAAGTCATCGCTGGCGGCCGTCAGCGTCGGAAAGGTGCGGGGGCAGCTGCTGCTGGATCTCTGCTACGAGGAAGACAGCACGGCCGAGGTCGATTTCAACGTCGTCATGAACGGACAGGGCGATTTTATCGAAGTACAGGGAACGGGAGAAGGCGGCGTGTTTTCCCGCGAGGAAATGGCGGCAATGCTCGACCTGGCTTCGTCGGGAATTCACGAACTGATGGCGCTGCAGCGGCGCACGCTGCGGTGGGACGACGCGGAGGCCCGGTAA
- a CDS encoding N-acetylmuramoyl-L-alanine amidase family protein: MNFALVIFLCLLVAPSAGASTWQWTGAGVSGSAEVKEFHSLRMAAADQIAAGLGYQIRQEKEELVVQAPVGLRFVRGAAVVWIGYSVVALPARARMEDGHWWVDADTVLSVFSRFLKRNGRNVALQWSGSGKRQTPPAERESVDRKKTPATDAPQRGPLRQEQQKAQDLPRLKALRWGGDHADVRAVIDLEGSAEPSYTIRDETLTVVLAPMNASQRRALKSARSDIALSVKSDATARLDFSFPGRTVKVFTLSDPYRLVMDFKLGDKTSRRNEAEKFSAGDRSQKDDKKLSAKDGEDKSREKKPPSPALRSRKRKKLVVIDAGHGGKDPGAMAHGYREKDLALQIAKRVAKELRSRAVTVRMTREGDTYPTLRERTQMANDWKADVFISIHLNALPKGRHSRGVEIYIMALPTDKDAMTLAKIENAEIAEDSSGKKGSSDKRTEMLLSILGNMQQNAKIDESTDLAEELFKAGQESRLDMKRVAQAPFWVLRGAVMPSVLIETGFITELSEAKRLAQPAYQQRMAESIASGIINFINR; the protein is encoded by the coding sequence TTGAACTTCGCGCTTGTCATTTTCCTTTGCCTTCTGGTCGCTCCGAGTGCCGGCGCAAGCACGTGGCAGTGGACCGGCGCCGGAGTATCCGGAAGCGCGGAAGTGAAGGAGTTCCATTCGCTTCGCATGGCGGCGGCGGATCAGATAGCGGCAGGGCTTGGATATCAGATCCGGCAGGAAAAAGAGGAACTGGTCGTACAGGCTCCCGTCGGGCTGCGCTTCGTGCGCGGCGCGGCGGTCGTGTGGATCGGTTACAGCGTCGTCGCCCTGCCGGCCCGGGCGCGCATGGAGGATGGGCACTGGTGGGTTGATGCTGACACGGTACTGAGCGTGTTCTCGCGATTTCTGAAGAGAAATGGGCGAAACGTGGCCTTGCAATGGTCAGGGTCAGGAAAGCGGCAAACGCCTCCAGCGGAGCGGGAATCGGTCGATCGGAAGAAAACGCCCGCCACCGACGCGCCACAGCGGGGGCCGCTCCGACAGGAACAGCAAAAAGCGCAGGATCTTCCCCGGCTGAAGGCGTTGAGATGGGGCGGCGATCATGCCGACGTGCGGGCTGTCATCGATCTTGAAGGCTCTGCGGAACCTTCATATACCATTCGGGACGAAACGCTGACCGTGGTACTTGCGCCGATGAATGCCTCGCAAAGGCGCGCCCTCAAATCCGCGCGTTCCGACATCGCCCTGTCGGTTAAAAGCGATGCCACGGCGCGGCTGGATTTTTCTTTTCCCGGCAGAACGGTCAAAGTCTTCACGTTGAGCGATCCTTATCGCCTTGTCATGGATTTCAAGCTGGGTGACAAAACCTCGCGTCGAAACGAAGCCGAGAAGTTTTCCGCGGGGGACAGAAGTCAGAAGGACGACAAGAAGCTGAGCGCAAAAGACGGAGAGGACAAATCTCGTGAAAAAAAGCCGCCTTCTCCTGCGCTGCGCTCCCGCAAGAGGAAGAAACTCGTCGTTATCGACGCGGGGCACGGCGGCAAGGATCCCGGCGCCATGGCGCACGGGTATCGGGAGAAGGATCTGGCCTTGCAGATTGCCAAGCGGGTGGCGAAAGAACTGCGTTCGCGAGCGGTGACCGTGCGCATGACCCGGGAAGGGGACACGTACCCCACACTGCGGGAGCGCACGCAAATGGCGAACGACTGGAAGGCTGACGTTTTTATCAGCATCCACCTCAACGCCCTGCCCAAAGGGCGCCATTCCAGAGGCGTGGAAATCTATATCATGGCTCTGCCGACCGACAAGGACGCCATGACGCTGGCGAAAATCGAAAACGCCGAAATAGCCGAAGACAGCTCCGGCAAGAAGGGATCGTCGGACAAGAGAACTGAAATGCTGCTGTCGATTTTGGGCAACATGCAGCAAAATGCCAAGATCGACGAAAGTACCGATCTGGCCGAGGAGCTTTTCAAAGCAGGCCAGGAGAGCCGGCTGGACATGAAGAGGGTCGCTCAGGCGCCTTTCTGGGTGTTGCGCGGCGCGGTCATGCCGTCGGTGCTGATCGAGACGGGATTCATCACCGAGCTGTCGGAGGCAAAGCGCCTGGCTCAGCCGGCGTATCAGCAGCGGATGGCGGAATCGATTGCATCAGGTATAATAAATTTCATCAACCGTTAA
- a CDS encoding TldD/PmbA family protein: protein MDIDTARRLLERMLSCAQAGGALAAECVWCGYGSRSFSVRDEALEKSHASISDCLGLRILDREHRQGVASLYDIDDRAAAVLCENAFRNARHGAAEDDVVFARTQPAVPAVDLGIYDPDLVAWDPREQIELCMEMSRQARAFDRRVRTVRDASIFIGWEESLTINSYGVSCQSRSTAGGIGVTLLAEDGGTVEIGGASLDGRSRAALSSRLPVDEAVARTVRLLHGEPLPTGRYTLILEPEVVASFLEGLAELFFASNVCKGLTLLADKMGERVASPVVTLVDDGRMYGGMGTAACDAECVATQRTVLLDHGRLVSWLSNLQYGKRLGTISTGNGSRGLSSLPDVDVSNLFVVPGARSAEELAAAYDGCFRVTELMGLHTVDSVSGDFSLAARGLYHKNGVSRPVSAVTIAGNLCDFLNKIIEVGGDLRFYDRFGGCTMVVDDIAVAGK from the coding sequence ATGGACATCGACACGGCGCGGCGTTTGCTCGAGCGCATGCTTTCGTGTGCCCAAGCCGGCGGAGCATTGGCGGCGGAATGTGTATGGTGCGGTTACGGCAGCCGCTCGTTTTCGGTCCGCGATGAGGCGCTGGAAAAAAGTCATGCTTCGATTTCCGATTGTCTTGGGCTGCGCATACTGGACCGGGAGCATCGCCAGGGCGTAGCGAGCCTTTATGATATCGACGACCGTGCCGCTGCCGTGCTGTGTGAAAACGCTTTTCGCAATGCGCGGCATGGAGCCGCGGAGGACGACGTCGTCTTTGCGAGGACACAGCCGGCAGTTCCGGCGGTTGATCTGGGCATTTATGATCCCGATTTGGTCGCGTGGGATCCGCGGGAACAGATTGAACTCTGTATGGAAATGAGTCGTCAGGCCCGAGCTTTCGACCGGCGTGTGCGCACGGTGCGCGATGCCAGTATTTTTATCGGCTGGGAAGAATCATTGACGATCAACAGTTACGGCGTTTCCTGTCAAAGTCGTTCCACCGCCGGCGGGATCGGCGTCACACTGCTGGCGGAGGACGGCGGGACCGTCGAGATTGGCGGAGCGAGTCTGGACGGACGTTCTCGGGCGGCGCTCTCTTCCCGGCTGCCGGTCGACGAGGCCGTCGCGCGCACGGTACGCCTGCTGCACGGCGAGCCTTTGCCGACGGGGCGCTATACGCTCATTCTCGAGCCTGAGGTTGTCGCTTCCTTTCTTGAGGGGCTGGCAGAGCTGTTCTTCGCCTCGAATGTCTGCAAGGGGCTCACTCTTCTGGCTGACAAAATGGGGGAACGGGTGGCTTCCCCCGTCGTGACGCTTGTGGACGACGGACGGATGTACGGCGGCATGGGAACGGCCGCCTGCGACGCCGAGTGCGTTGCCACGCAGAGGACGGTTTTGCTTGACCACGGCCGCCTTGTTTCCTGGCTGAGCAATTTGCAATACGGAAAACGTCTCGGAACGATTTCGACGGGGAACGGCAGCCGCGGGCTCTCTTCCTTGCCTGACGTCGATGTGAGCAATCTGTTCGTCGTGCCCGGAGCGCGTTCGGCGGAAGAGCTTGCGGCGGCTTACGACGGCTGCTTCCGTGTCACCGAGCTGATGGGGCTGCATACGGTTGACTCGGTCAGCGGAGATTTTTCGTTGGCGGCGCGCGGGCTGTATCATAAGAACGGCGTTTCCCGCCCCGTCTCCGCGGTGACGATCGCCGGGAATCTGTGCGATTTTCTGAATAAAATTATTGAAGTCGGCGGCGATTTACGGTTCTATGACCGTTTCGGCGGCTGCACAATGGTGGTGGACGATATTGCGGTGGCTGGAAAATAA
- a CDS encoding PHP domain-containing protein: protein MIRIDMHFHSLCSDGSDSPETLARLGKKRGLAVMSLTDHDTMKGVPAFMSMCRKLGIRAVSGVEISAEYPRTLHILGYNYDPQDEEFRAALAKIQYYREERNRRVLARLNELGISITLKDVQDEAGKGVIGRPHFAYALIRKGIVHDVPTAFSEYLGREGKAYVHKVSLSPEETIRAIHRAGGLSVLAHPVQTCPDIKELPDVLRWLKSFGLWGLECYSGHHSREQSEAYKALAAANGLEVTAGSDYHGRGRPGYHFGIPVPENLLPWARLGLRM, encoded by the coding sequence ATGATTCGCATTGATATGCATTTTCACAGTCTCTGCTCTGATGGGAGCGATTCTCCCGAAACGCTGGCGCGCCTTGGCAAAAAACGCGGGCTGGCGGTGATGTCCCTGACCGATCACGATACGATGAAGGGCGTTCCCGCCTTCATGTCGATGTGCCGCAAGTTGGGCATCAGAGCTGTTTCGGGAGTGGAGATCTCCGCAGAATATCCGCGGACGCTGCATATCCTGGGCTATAATTACGATCCTCAGGACGAAGAGTTTCGCGCGGCGCTGGCAAAGATCCAATATTATCGTGAGGAGCGCAACCGTCGGGTTCTTGCCAGGTTGAACGAACTGGGGATCTCCATAACGCTGAAGGACGTTCAGGATGAAGCGGGAAAGGGCGTTATCGGCCGTCCGCATTTTGCCTATGCGCTGATTCGCAAGGGAATCGTCCACGATGTGCCGACGGCCTTCTCGGAGTATTTGGGACGGGAAGGAAAGGCGTACGTTCACAAGGTCAGTTTGTCGCCGGAAGAAACGATCCGCGCGATCCATCGTGCGGGCGGCCTTTCCGTGCTGGCGCATCCGGTGCAGACGTGCCCGGATATCAAGGAACTGCCGGATGTTCTGCGCTGGCTGAAATCGTTTGGACTTTGGGGGCTTGAATGTTATTCAGGCCACCATAGCAGGGAGCAGAGCGAGGCCTACAAAGCGCTGGCGGCAGCGAACGGTCTCGAGGTCACGGCAGGCTCCGATTATCATGGCAGAGGGCGTCCCGGATACCATTTCGGCATCCCGGTTCCTGAAAATCTTTTGCCGTGGGCTCGATTGGGACTCAGGATGTAG
- a CDS encoding DegQ family serine endoprotease — protein MELRKLKRSFIGIMLGVMVAGGVPAFSGTLPPEALTAGSPVADLVEKVGHAVVNIDVEGTVTRTVNQGLPNDPFFREFFGDMFREYTRRVPMKGAGSGFVVSKDGRILTNNHVIDGADKITVTFFDGKTMEASVIGRDPTFDIAVIKVDGKDLPTLELGDSDKIRVGETMVAIGNTLGLGLEPTVTVGVLSARNRSIHLQNFNFDGFLQTDASINPGNSGGPLLDMQGRVIGINTAIIPSAQGIGFAIPINMAKQVMNDIVSYGKVRRGQMGVYLQPITEDIASAFELKNTKGALIADVIPDSPAEKAGLKRGDVIVKLDGKEVEDSVKLSTSVRQHMAGDKINLEVLRNGKTMNFSLTLAEVDTTVADASTAEKIGFTVATITPELRKELKLSERDSGLVVTEVEEKSLAARSGLRRGDIILQAGGREVNNSGDLFKVIGSTKRNRVPLLIRRYGRTQYLPLNVK, from the coding sequence ATGGAATTGAGAAAACTGAAAAGATCTTTTATAGGCATCATGTTGGGTGTCATGGTCGCGGGCGGTGTGCCCGCTTTTTCCGGGACGTTGCCGCCTGAAGCGCTGACTGCCGGCAGTCCCGTTGCCGATCTGGTCGAGAAGGTCGGTCACGCGGTCGTCAATATCGACGTCGAAGGCACGGTCACGCGCACGGTGAACCAGGGGCTGCCCAACGACCCCTTCTTCAGGGAGTTCTTCGGCGACATGTTCCGCGAGTACACGCGCCGCGTTCCCATGAAGGGAGCCGGAAGCGGCTTCGTCGTCTCCAAGGACGGGCGCATCCTCACCAACAACCACGTCATTGACGGCGCCGACAAGATCACGGTCACTTTCTTCGACGGCAAGACCATGGAAGCCTCGGTGATCGGACGCGATCCGACGTTCGACATCGCCGTGATCAAGGTGGACGGCAAAGACCTTCCCACGCTCGAGCTGGGCGACAGCGACAAGATCCGCGTCGGCGAAACCATGGTCGCCATCGGCAACACGCTGGGGCTGGGGCTGGAGCCCACCGTCACCGTGGGCGTCCTTTCGGCGCGCAACCGCAGCATTCACTTGCAGAATTTTAACTTCGACGGCTTCCTGCAGACCGACGCCTCGATCAACCCCGGCAACAGCGGCGGCCCTCTGCTTGACATGCAGGGGCGGGTGATCGGCATCAACACGGCCATTATCCCCTCGGCCCAGGGGATCGGCTTCGCGATTCCCATCAACATGGCCAAGCAGGTGATGAACGACATCGTCTCCTACGGCAAAGTCCGCCGCGGCCAGATGGGCGTCTACCTGCAGCCTATCACCGAAGACATCGCTTCGGCTTTCGAGCTGAAGAACACCAAGGGCGCTCTGATCGCCGACGTGATCCCCGACTCTCCCGCCGAAAAGGCCGGCCTGAAGCGCGGCGACGTCATCGTCAAGCTCGACGGCAAAGAGGTAGAAGACAGCGTCAAACTGAGCACTTCGGTGCGCCAGCACATGGCGGGCGACAAAATCAATCTCGAAGTGCTCCGCAACGGCAAAACCATGAACTTCTCGCTGACGCTTGCGGAAGTGGACACCACGGTCGCCGACGCCAGCACGGCGGAGAAAATCGGATTCACCGTGGCAACGATCACTCCGGAACTGCGCAAAGAGCTGAAGCTCTCGGAGCGCGACAGCGGCCTGGTCGTCACCGAAGTGGAAGAAAAATCCCTGGCGGCTCGTTCCGGCCTGCGCCGCGGCGACATTATCCTCCAGGCCGGCGGCCGTGAAGTGAACAACTCCGGCGACCTGTTCAAGGTCATCGGTTCCACCAAGAGAAACCGCGTTCCCTTGCTGATCCGCAGATACGGCCGTACGCAGTATTTGCCTCTGAACGTCAAATAA
- a CDS encoding OmpH family outer membrane protein has translation MRRAMTVFLAVLLLGVAAGTAPATEIAVVDTERLLTQSIPGKKGQEHLSEVQKVLQKGYNDLVALYRGRENLPEAQDIIRQGQAALEQQMAVERNAALAVLQSELAAATEAWRKKNPRIQAVVSRQLLLGADSKLDVTNAVMKEMNKRTPKFADLPTVTVNKPAPAQPAQK, from the coding sequence ATGAGACGAGCGATGACGGTTTTTCTGGCGGTACTGCTGTTGGGGGTGGCAGCGGGAACGGCCCCGGCCACGGAGATCGCGGTGGTGGATACGGAGAGGCTCCTGACTCAGTCGATCCCCGGCAAGAAAGGACAAGAGCACCTGAGCGAGGTACAGAAGGTGCTTCAGAAGGGATACAACGACCTGGTGGCTCTGTACCGCGGCCGGGAAAACTTGCCCGAGGCGCAGGACATCATCAGGCAGGGGCAGGCCGCGCTGGAGCAGCAGATGGCGGTCGAGCGCAATGCCGCGCTGGCGGTTCTGCAGTCGGAACTGGCGGCGGCAACGGAGGCGTGGCGGAAGAAAAACCCCAGAATTCAGGCGGTCGTAAGTCGTCAACTGCTTCTCGGCGCAGACTCCAAGCTTGACGTGACAAACGCGGTAATGAAGGAAATGAACAAGCGCACTCCGAAGTTCGCTGATTTGCCCACGGTGACGGTGAACAAACCGGCTCCGGCTCAGCCCGCCCAAAAGTAA
- a CDS encoding LemA family protein, translated as MNPSVFYMIVAVLVGLWGVTAYNRLVRLGSRRDEGWSGISVQLKRRHDLVPNLVAAAKGLAGHEKELMLSVAQARAAQGSGSPREIAAAESALTAALGRFVAVAEAYPEVKADRAFGDLMSELSRLEDDLQLARRYYNGAVREYNVAVRSFPSSLVAALTGFRRADFFELSDAGEAQAPKVSL; from the coding sequence ATGAACCCGAGCGTTTTTTACATGATCGTGGCCGTCCTGGTCGGCCTGTGGGGCGTGACCGCCTATAACCGGCTGGTGCGCCTCGGTTCGCGCCGGGACGAGGGCTGGAGCGGCATTTCCGTGCAGCTGAAGCGCCGCCACGATCTGGTCCCCAATCTCGTCGCGGCCGCAAAAGGATTGGCCGGGCACGAAAAAGAACTCATGCTCAGCGTTGCGCAGGCTCGCGCGGCGCAGGGAAGCGGTTCGCCCCGCGAGATCGCCGCCGCCGAAAGCGCCCTCACCGCCGCTTTGGGGCGCTTTGTCGCCGTCGCCGAAGCGTATCCCGAAGTCAAGGCCGACCGCGCCTTCGGCGATCTCATGAGCGAGCTGAGCCGTCTTGAAGACGACCTGCAGCTGGCGCGCCGCTATTACAACGGCGCCGTGCGCGAGTACAACGTGGCCGTGCGCTCCTTCCCCTCGTCGCTGGTGGCGGCGCTGACCGGGTTCCGCCGCGCCGATTTCTTCGAACTGAGCGACGCCGGCGAAGCCCAGGCCCCGAAAGTGTCGTTGTGA